In a single window of the Papaver somniferum cultivar HN1 chromosome 8, ASM357369v1, whole genome shotgun sequence genome:
- the LOC113304898 gene encoding myb family transcription factor PHL11-like isoform X2 translates to MERAYGYETTGVVLSRDPKPRLRWTPDLHDRFVDAVTRLGGPDKATPKSVLRLMGLKGLTLYHLKSHLQKYRLGKQGKKESNFDRNTDSADGHGHGHAHAHAPMHSPSTSSGASLGNHEAEIPFAEAIRYQIDVQRKLHEQLEVQKKLQMRIEVQGKYLQAILDKAQTNLSLDTNSTRNFDATKTQLTNFNLALSGLMDNMVEQENQQVIAEQHNLTSNSDALLLNDTEISRNQNSGFQLYREGDQEEINKKDQQVKIKVEGGSLHFDLNINGNYEFFRAKGNELDLKMQPQM, encoded by the exons ATGGAGAGAGCATATGGTTATGAAACCACAGGAGTAGTACTATCTAGAGACCCGAAGCCGCGATTAAGGTGGACACCTGATCTTCATGATCGATTTGTCGATGCTGTCACACGGCTTGGAGGACCAGATA AGGCAACACCCAAATCAGTGTTAAGATTGATGGGACTCAAGGGATTGACATTATACCATTTGAAAAGCCATCTGCAG AAATATAGGCTGGGAAAACAGGGAAAGAAGGAAAGCAATTTTGATCGAAACACAGATAGTGCGG ATGGACATGGACATGGACATGCACATGCACATGCACCTATGCATTCACCATCAACAAGTAGTGGTGCTTCACTGGGAAATCATGAAGC AGAAATCCCGTTCGCAGAAGCAATAAGGTACCAAATTGATGTACAAAGAAAACTACATGAGCAACTGGAG GTTCAAAAGAAATTACAAATGAGAATTGAAGTACAAGGGAAGTATTTACAAGCAATATTAGACAAAGCTCAAACAAACCTGTCATTAGACACGAATTCAACAAGGAATTTCGATGCAACAAAAACTCAACTTACAAACTTCAATCTAGCTTTATCAGGGTTAATGGATAACATGGTTGAACAAGAAaaccaacaagtgattgcagaacaaCATAATTTAACTAGTAATAGTGATGCTTTATTATTGAACGATACTGAAATTAGTAGGAATCAAAATTCAGGTTTTCAGTTATATAGAGAAGGAGATCAGGAAGAGATCAATAAGAAAGACCAACAAGTAAAGATAAAAGTCGAAGGTGGTTCGCTTCATTTTGATCTTAACATAAACGGAAATTACGAGTTTTTTAGAGCAAAAGGAAATGAGCTCGATTTGAAGATGCAGCCACAAATGTGA
- the LOC113304898 gene encoding myb family transcription factor PHL11-like isoform X1, giving the protein MERAYGYETTGVVLSRDPKPRLRWTPDLHDRFVDAVTRLGGPDKATPKSVLRLMGLKGLTLYHLKSHLQKYRLGKQGKKESNFDRNTDSAGNLDGHGHGHAHAHAPMHSPSTSSGASLGNHEAEIPFAEAIRYQIDVQRKLHEQLEVQKKLQMRIEVQGKYLQAILDKAQTNLSLDTNSTRNFDATKTQLTNFNLALSGLMDNMVEQENQQVIAEQHNLTSNSDALLLNDTEISRNQNSGFQLYREGDQEEINKKDQQVKIKVEGGSLHFDLNINGNYEFFRAKGNELDLKMQPQM; this is encoded by the exons ATGGAGAGAGCATATGGTTATGAAACCACAGGAGTAGTACTATCTAGAGACCCGAAGCCGCGATTAAGGTGGACACCTGATCTTCATGATCGATTTGTCGATGCTGTCACACGGCTTGGAGGACCAGATA AGGCAACACCCAAATCAGTGTTAAGATTGATGGGACTCAAGGGATTGACATTATACCATTTGAAAAGCCATCTGCAG AAATATAGGCTGGGAAAACAGGGAAAGAAGGAAAGCAATTTTGATCGAAACACAGATAGTGCGG GAAATTTAGATGGACATGGACATGGACATGCACATGCACATGCACCTATGCATTCACCATCAACAAGTAGTGGTGCTTCACTGGGAAATCATGAAGC AGAAATCCCGTTCGCAGAAGCAATAAGGTACCAAATTGATGTACAAAGAAAACTACATGAGCAACTGGAG GTTCAAAAGAAATTACAAATGAGAATTGAAGTACAAGGGAAGTATTTACAAGCAATATTAGACAAAGCTCAAACAAACCTGTCATTAGACACGAATTCAACAAGGAATTTCGATGCAACAAAAACTCAACTTACAAACTTCAATCTAGCTTTATCAGGGTTAATGGATAACATGGTTGAACAAGAAaaccaacaagtgattgcagaacaaCATAATTTAACTAGTAATAGTGATGCTTTATTATTGAACGATACTGAAATTAGTAGGAATCAAAATTCAGGTTTTCAGTTATATAGAGAAGGAGATCAGGAAGAGATCAATAAGAAAGACCAACAAGTAAAGATAAAAGTCGAAGGTGGTTCGCTTCATTTTGATCTTAACATAAACGGAAATTACGAGTTTTTTAGAGCAAAAGGAAATGAGCTCGATTTGAAGATGCAGCCACAAATGTGA